The following proteins are co-located in the Carassius gibelio isolate Cgi1373 ecotype wild population from Czech Republic chromosome A21, carGib1.2-hapl.c, whole genome shotgun sequence genome:
- the LOC127941626 gene encoding coronin-6-like has translation MNGMHCLCGIIKWHPTARNILLTAGGDNLIIIWNVGTGEPLMTMDDHLDLIYNISWNYNGSLFCTTCKDLRLRVCNPRKNEVVVERLSPHEGIRPMRAIFTREGNIFTTGFTRMSQRELGLWDPTNFEEPIALLELDTSNGVLLAFYDPDTSIVFLSGKGDSSIRYFEITEERPYVHYISKFSSKEPQRGMGFMPKRGVDVSKCEIARYPDTAGPEPALEPEEWMDGQDADPTLVSMRDGYVPPKSRELKVAKKNVLDTRPSTRKSMSVIDGSSLPPQLLEKLVEEVQNLKATVLSQEKRICFCDLENKLSKYTNGSLNKANSSNAHPNSLLTP, from the exons ATGAATGGCATGCACTGCT TGTGTGGCATCATCAAATGGCACCCCACTGCCCGCAACATACTCCTTACTGCAG GCGGTGATAATCTGATCATCATCTGGAATGTGGGCACTGGAGAACCCTTGATGACAATGGATGACCATCTTGATCTCATTTATAACATCAGTTGGAACTACAATGGTAGTCTGTTTTGTACCACTTGCAAGGATCTTCGCCTTCGAGTATGCAATCCCCGGAAAAACGAGGTGGTTGTG GAAAGACTGTCCCCACATGAGGGTATCCGGCCAATGAGAGCCATTTTTACCAGAGAGGGCAACATTTTCACCACAGGTTTCACCCGGATGAGTCAGAGAGAGCTTGGCCTGTGGGATCCG ACTAATTTTGAAGAGCCCATAGCACTGTTGGAGTTGGACACAAGTAATGGAGTTTTATTGGCTTTTTATGATCCAGACACTAGCATTGTGTTTCTCAGCGGCAAG GGTGACAGCAGTATTCGGTATTTTGAGATCACAGAGGAGCGTCCCTATGTGCATTACATCAGCAAATTCAGTAGCAAGGAACCACAGAGAGGAATGGGCTTCATGCCCAAGAGAGGAGTGGACGTCAGCAAGTGTGAGATTGCCAG gtaCCCAGACACAGCAGGCCCAGAGCCAGCTCTGGAACCTGAAGAATGGATGGACGGACAAGATGCAGACCCCACATTAGTGTCCATGAGGGATGGCTATGTTCCTCCAAAGAGTAGAGAGCTAAAGGTGGCCAAGAAGAATGTTCTAGACACCAGGCCTTCAACACGTAAAAGCATGTCTGTCATAGATGGAAGTAGTTTGCCC CCTCAGTTGTTGGAGAAGCTTGTTGAGGAGGTCCAAAATCTGAAGGCCACAGTTCTCTCTCAGGAGAAACGAATCTGTTTCTGTGATTTAGAGAATAAGCTCTCGAAGTACACTAATGGCAGTCTGAATAAAGCTAACTCATCCAATGCACACCCCAATTCACTGCTAACCCCTTAA